CAACACTTCCGTCGCACTCCGTATGGAGTGCGTGGATTGAAATATGTGGGTGTATCCTCCCTTAGATGGTTTATTGGTGTCGCACTCCGTATGGAGTGCGTGGATTGAAATCTTACCCTGATCAGCACAGGGCAATCACAATTGGAGGTCGCACTCCGTATGGAGTGCGTGGATTGAAATATTAATAGCTTGACCGATACACTTTCGCGGATTAAGTCGCACTCCGTATGGAGTGCGTGGATTGAAATTAGCATGGGCTTTTATGATTATGTTTAAGGGTGGTACACGTTGCACTCCGTATGGAGTGCGTGGATTGAAATCCGTCCCGGCACTCAGCGATGGCAAACACCTCGTCTCGTCGCACTCCGTATGGAGTGCGTGGATTGAAATAGATTGAAGCACGATAAAATCTGGATTTGTTCCATGTCGCACTCCGTATGGAGTGCGTGGATTGAAATTGTTAAGGAAGGGCTTCAGAAGCTGTCTAGCGAGGTCGCACGCGTGGATTGAAATGGTCTCCCAAAATAGGAGGATATACAAGATATGGTCGCATTCTGTATGGAGTGGCGTGGATTGAAATGTACTCATTTCGGGATCACCAGCTTCTGTCCCGGCGTCGCACTCTGTATGGAGTACGCGGATTGAAATCCTAAAAAGATTGATTTGGGTGGCCTGATTGGTAGTCGCACTCCGTATGGCGCGCATGGATTGAGTTACTCTTAATGATTTCAGGAAGTGGTTCGGGGAAGTGTCACACTTTATATGGATTGCGTTGCTGGAATCAAAGTGCGTGAATTGAAATTGGAGGAGACAATGGATGTACCTGAACGTGGTACTTATATTCAGCGCTGTTGGTGTAGAGTTTCATGTATATTTTTTAAAAGAATTAGTGGGTTCAAAAATTCTGGTACACAGTATAGATAGACCATCTATTATTTTCGAGGTGATAGATGTGAGCTTGTCTTTTTAGATTACTGGACGCCCGATTTTGGGGAACATTGAACCTTAATGGAATTAAGAGAGGATCTTTTATTCAAAAGTTATAAGAAATGATATTATATGTGCTAAATCAGGATAATATAAATTACCATTTTTCAAAAAGTAATTATTGGAACTCGTGTAGCATGAACATCAAATTATCTTATTGGAAAGGAGCATCGGTTGTGGTTTTAAATATCGTAGATCAAAGTGAAATGTAGGCAAGTTAACTTCTATAAAGTAAATCTGCACAAACAAAACTCCTTTTTTCAAATTCACTAAAAAGAAAAGTATCTCGCATCGTATAGATTTGAGATATCCACTTAAATTTACTCCTCTATAAATTCAACAACTTCTTCAATACGACATTGTAGGTCTTCGCAAATACGCGCAATCACACTTAGTGCAACAAACTCTCCATTAGACATTTTGGCTAGAGTAGAAGGTGAAATACCTAGTTGAGTACGCAGGTAAGTTTTATTTTTGTCCTTTTTAATTAGGGTTATCTCCATTGGTTTATAGCTAGGTTTTAATGCCATCATTAACCTCCAAGAAAAGTGTATATATACGTGTATTTTATTGAATATGGACTATAAATACAAGAAGTCGTACTTTTTGTATAAATTAGTATTGAATAAAAATCTAGTTTGTTATACTATATGTATAACAAATCGAACTTTTAGTTCATTAGAATGAATTATATATTTTTGAAATATGGAGGCGATATCTCAGAATGAAAAATTGTTATACATGAAAAATGATTTTTGACTTAAGTAGATATATTAGAAAATTGTGAGGCTTTGCTGAGGCTGTAAGGAAGAAACATCTAATTATACTAATCTAGTAAGTTACAGAAATATGAGATTATGATAACGATCTAATGAAAAGAGGGTGTTCCTGAGTATGTCAGATCGTATTGAATTAGCTTCTGTAGTGATAGGTCCTTTTGATGACGTTCAGGATTTTTATATTTACCAAGGGTATGTGATGAATGAAAGTTATATCTTTTTTCTTGACGAAGGTACGCTATGGCTAAGGCATGTGCACAAAGTTGCTCACGTAGATCACTTATATATTAATGGAGATACCGGAGGAATAATTCTTGCTGAGCACCCCCAAGGAAATGTAAAAGAACTGATAGAGTCAATCGTGGATAGATTGTGTGGAATGGATGCTTTGACATTTCTCACGGATGTCCTTTTGTGGACTCCAGAACGTGTTGATATGAACTTGAAGCTTGATCGATTTCACTAAGAAAATGATATTATATTAAGATACGATGGTCATAGTAGCATTATAGAATGAGATCAAATACATTGAATATTGTCTTTGGTTCTTTAGATGTCGATATATGAAAATAAACTTTCTAAAGTAACATAGATTAGACCTGTAAATAGCTCTATTTAATGGTGCGAATGTTAAGCTCACATAAAATCTCTAGTAGATTCGCACCTCGAAAATTGTCGATTAAGTTTTTACTGGATTATTTGTATTAAGATGAATTTATTATCATTTACTAAATGACAGAATAACGTTAAAAACATCTTTTTGAAACGACTATACGTTACTTTCTGCTGTCGCACTCTATATGAGTGCGTGGATTGAAATTGAATTGTCTCGACATACGTCCATGGCCTATGCAGTCGCACTCTATATGAGTGCGTGGATTGAAATCCTATCCGAACGTGTGTAGGGGTTTTGTTATCGGTCGCACTCTATATGAGTGCGTGGATTGAAATTCAGCTTCAGCTTGGATTCTCTTGGCATCAAGCATGTCGCACTCTATATGAGTGCGTGGATTGAAATAGGAATACCGTAAATTGCTCCGCGATTCTATTTGCGTCGCACTCTATATGAGTGCGTGGATTGAAATGAAACTCGCCAACGTAAGTTGATTGCGAAAGATGTCGCACTCTATATGAGTGCGTGGATTGAAATTTCTCGCTCACTGGCGGTTTGTATGTGACCACATCGCACTCTATATGAGTGCGTGGATTGAAATCAGCTTAGTGGTTTCGCGCTGGAGGTTCTGGAGAAGTCGCACTCTATATGAGTGCGTGGATTGAAATAAACCGCAGGCGATATTGCCTGACATTGATTTCAGTCGCACTCTATATGAGTGCGTGGATTGAAATGCTGTAGTACTCACGAGTCTTCTGAGCACCTGTTA
This Paenibacillus xylanexedens DNA region includes the following protein-coding sequences:
- a CDS encoding helix-turn-helix domain-containing protein, which codes for MALKPSYKPMEITLIKKDKNKTYLRTQLGISPSTLAKMSNGEFVALSVIARICEDLQCRIEEVVEFIEE